A genomic window from Nicotiana sylvestris chromosome 11, ASM39365v2, whole genome shotgun sequence includes:
- the LOC138880966 gene encoding uncharacterized protein, which produces MSFGKKVKLIPRFIRPFEILDRVGEVAYRLALPPGLSAVHLVFHVSLLRKYDSDPSHVLDLSTVQFDKDLSYEEEPVPILDRQVRLLRSKSFLSIRVQWRGRPIEAATWESVFDM; this is translated from the coding sequence atgagttTTGGAAAGAAGGTGAAGCTAATCCCTAGGTTCATcaggccttttgagatccttgatcgagttggagaggtggcttacagacttgcgttgccgccgggtttatcagctgtgcatctagtgtttcatgtgtccctGCTTCGGAAGTATGacagcgatccatcccatgtgttagacctCAGCACCGTTCAGTTCGACAAGGATTTGAGCTACGAGGAAGAGCCGGTgcctattctagaccggcaggttcgactgttgagatcgaagagttttctgTCAATTCgtgtgcaatggagaggtcggcctattgaggcagctacctgggaatCCGTGTTCGACATGTAA